The Tetrapisispora phaffii CBS 4417 chromosome 16, complete genome genomic sequence CATGTCTGATAAGCAGATAAACTTGTTGTATTAAAATCTCTTAAACCTAGAATATAACTTATAGTACTCTTATTGAGGTCCGGTAATATCTATTTCCCATCAATGTCTGCTGCGATGACACCGGCCTTATATATACTTGCTCGAAAGCTGAACGCTGACCTACCAGAATAGTCAGAGCCGCTATACAGCAGAGATGAGAACTTCATTTATAGATCCAGACCATCTCAGTTGTTGACTAATTGTTGTGCTGCCGGGAGAATTTGTCGATGTCCCATCGGGCTTCTTGGGTGGGACTCCTCGGGAGCAATGCTGCTGTGGTCCCGGTATTACAATGGCCGGTGTCTGAAGACCAGGACCTTTGAATGGTCGTCGTCCTACAACCATGACGCCTGGAAGATAACCGTCGAGCCCTATGGGACTCAAGCACACTTAGATTCGTGTTCTGGGTTTTGTGAAGGGCGAAGGAGCAGCTTGCCAGTTTCCCTCGAGTGTCGAAGCTTCCGGATGTAACGTTCCATGAGGATGCAATTTCCCCCGCTCAAGCAACCAGGTGCTCTTTCAACTCACGCCAGTCCAAGCAGGTCAATTCAATCAGTTATACTATTTGGGTTCTATATTGCTCGTCGCCAAGTCCCCAGGGTCTGGTCATTTTAATCAAATTCGCAAGAGCCCCACTCACATGCCACGCTCGCATACCTCAAACCACATACCACAAAGCACACACGACACTCATAGAGCACAGGTCTGGCATGGCCTCCAACCCACCGTTGTTTCATCTCACCTTGCGACAGACCACACTTCTGTAAACTCTTGTTTGCACCAGCTCTCCCGCTACAGAGATCTCTGCAGAACCAAAACTTTTCAGTGATGACATTGGCCATGTAAATTTCCTAATCGGGTAATATACATGAAACTTCATCAATCGAGAGTATGTACAGTGAGTCTGCTGGGAGACAGTGTGTTGTGACAGGGCATTGTGAGTTGAGGTGCAAGCCAGTGTCCAGCTGAGTGATGTATATAAGTCGAGGTAAAGTTGGACTATCAAGTGGTTGTGGCGTGGCTCTTCTTTGCGATTGGGAAGTTGGGTCGGACCTGGCCCAAAAGAAAGACAACTACAACAAACCCATTGCGACGATGTCACAAATACCAGAACTAAGCAGCTACTTCTACGATTCCACATATAATCCTGGCGAGAGCTTGGTTTCGTACACTTCCATATACGGCAACGACACAGAGGTCAGTTTCAATGAGCTGCAGAGCATTGTGAACAAGAGAGTCAATGAGAGTATTATGTTTGGTGTGAGATGCGGTGCTGCCTGTCTCATGTTCATTGTCATGTGGATGATCTCCAAGAATAAGAAGACACCTCTGTTCATTATCAACCAATGTTCTCTGGTCTTCATGATCATTCATTCTGGGCTCTATTTCAAGTATTTGCTATCAGACTATGCTTCGGTCACATATTCGCTAACGTACTTCCCACAACTGATCAATAGATCTGATGTCCATCTGTATGGTGCTGCTAGCATGTTCCAAGCTTTTTTGGTCGGCAGCATCGAGTTATCACTGGTTTTCCAAATCAAAGTTTTGTTTCAAAGCGACACATACAACAAGAGATTGGGTCAAGTCGTTTTAGGTATCGGTGCTGCTCTCGGGTTGACTACTTTCGCAATGTATTTAGTGACTGCAATTAAAGGTATGGTAGCCTTATATGCAGACACTTCCGACATGGAACAGTACTTCTTCAACGTCTctacaattttatttgctTCTTCCTTAAATTTCTTGACATGTTTGCTAGTGTTGAAGCTTGCGCTAGTGGTAAGAACAAGAAGATACTTGGGTCTCAGGCAATTCGATAGCTTCCACGTGTTGTTGATAATGGCATTCCAAACTTTACTAATACCATCCATTTTGTTCATCATTGCCTATAGTATCAATGCTTCCAACGATGTCGATGAATTGATCATTATCGGTGGGTTGCTCGTTGTTCTATCACTGCCGCTATCTTCCATGTGGGCTTCTTCGATAAACAATAGCGTCAGACCAACTTCATTGAATACATCTTTATCTCCACAAACAACATGGTCATCAGATGAGAAAAGTATCTACTCAGACCAAATGGAACCAGATATCAAAActaaaattacaaataaaGTTGGGGGATTCTTACCATTTGAAAAAACAGGAATGGTCTCGACACCAACAGAAAGTACAATATCCATGCAAACGGATATCGAGAAAGCCAGTACTATCGACTATAGCAAGTAAGTGTTTATCTTTGA encodes the following:
- the STE2 gene encoding alpha-factor pheromone receptor STE2 (similar to Saccharomyces cerevisiae STE2 (YFL026W); ancestral locus Anc_8.45), which codes for MSQIPELSSYFYDSTYNPGESLVSYTSIYGNDTEVSFNELQSIVNKRVNESIMFGVRCGAACLMFIVMWMISKNKKTPLFIINQCSLVFMIIHSGLYFKYLLSDYASVTYSLTYFPQLINRSDVHLYGAASMFQAFLVGSIELSLVFQIKVLFQSDTYNKRLGQVVLGIGAALGLTTFAMYLVTAIKGMVALYADTSDMEQYFFNVSTILFASSLNFLTCLLVLKLALVVRTRRYLGLRQFDSFHVLLIMAFQTLLIPSILFIIAYSINASNDVDELIIIGGLLVVLSLPLSSMWASSINNSVRPTSLNTSLSPQTTWSSDEKSIYSDQMEPDIKTKITNKVGGFLPFEKTGMVSTPTESTISMQTDIEKASTIDYSK